One segment of Dehalococcoidales bacterium DNA contains the following:
- the glgP gene encoding alpha-glucan family phosphorylase, whose product MSIQPLQSSIVAYFSMEIGLTASMPTYSGGLGILAGDSLRAAADIGIPLVAVTLLHRKGYFRQHLDADGNQRESPAEWNPEDHLEPLSVRVTVTIEGRKVWIRPWRYVLPSPIADDIPVLFLDTALPENNEFDRTLTDQLYGGDEHYRLCQEVVLGMGGLAILRALGYTDVTVYHMNEGHSALLTMALLSKEAEQSALPVNALENIERVRDQCVFTTHTPVPAGFDKFPFDLVKEVLGDEMTHKLMSIECLQDDVLNMTYLALFFSRYINGVSMRHEEISSTMFPGYPINSITNGVHALTWTSEPFQRLYDRHVPQWRQDNLYLRYVVSLPIQEVHQAHLEAKQDLISEVKRRTGVSLSPSVMTLGFARRMTAYKRADLLLSNLERLKRIAREAGPLQIVYAGKAHPRDEGGKALIRRVFQVAKQLSGTVPLVFLEEYDLSLAKYICAGVDLWLNTPLKPDEASGTSGMKAAFNGVPSLSVLDGWWVEGHFEGVTGWSIGQPSPEVSTIKEADSLYDKLENVIVPMFYRQPNAFDEVRRSAIAINASYYNSKRMMLQYLEHAYMPSY is encoded by the coding sequence ATGAGTATTCAGCCACTCCAGTCATCAATAGTAGCCTATTTTTCCATGGAGATTGGACTTACCGCGTCCATGCCCACCTATAGCGGTGGCCTGGGGATCCTTGCCGGGGATTCCCTGCGGGCTGCTGCCGATATCGGCATACCGCTGGTCGCGGTGACACTTTTGCACCGTAAGGGGTACTTTCGTCAGCACCTGGATGCTGACGGGAACCAGCGGGAAAGCCCGGCGGAATGGAACCCCGAAGACCACCTTGAACCGCTGTCGGTTCGTGTCACGGTGACCATTGAAGGGCGGAAGGTCTGGATACGGCCCTGGCGCTACGTGCTGCCGAGTCCTATAGCTGATGATATACCTGTATTATTCCTGGATACGGCACTGCCGGAGAACAATGAATTCGACCGTACTCTGACCGACCAGCTCTATGGCGGTGATGAGCACTACCGGCTGTGTCAGGAGGTGGTGCTGGGAATGGGAGGACTGGCCATACTGCGCGCCCTGGGATATACGGACGTGACGGTCTACCACATGAACGAGGGACACTCGGCGCTGCTGACCATGGCTTTACTTTCAAAGGAGGCGGAGCAATCGGCCCTGCCGGTGAATGCCCTGGAGAACATCGAGCGGGTACGAGACCAGTGTGTCTTCACCACACATACCCCTGTGCCGGCCGGGTTTGATAAATTCCCCTTTGACCTCGTCAAAGAGGTGCTGGGTGATGAGATGACTCACAAGTTAATGTCTATTGAATGTCTTCAGGATGACGTGCTCAATATGACTTACCTGGCCTTGTTCTTCTCCCGCTATATTAACGGGGTCTCCATGCGCCACGAGGAGATTTCAAGCACGATGTTCCCCGGCTATCCGATAAACTCAATAACTAACGGCGTCCATGCCCTCACCTGGACTTCTGAACCCTTCCAGCGGCTATACGACCGCCACGTTCCACAGTGGCGGCAGGATAACCTTTACCTGCGCTACGTAGTGAGTCTGCCCATTCAGGAAGTCCACCAGGCACATCTTGAAGCCAAACAAGACCTGATTTCAGAGGTAAAGCGGCGTACCGGCGTCAGCCTGAGCCCTTCCGTTATGACCCTCGGTTTTGCTCGCCGTATGACCGCCTATAAACGGGCTGACCTCTTGCTCAGCAATCTGGAGCGCCTGAAAAGAATCGCGCGTGAAGCCGGTCCGCTCCAGATAGTCTATGCGGGTAAGGCGCACCCGCGGGATGAAGGGGGCAAAGCCCTTATCCGAAGAGTTTTTCAGGTAGCCAAACAGTTAAGCGGGACGGTACCTCTGGTCTTCCTGGAAGAATACGATTTGTCACTGGCCAAGTATATCTGCGCCGGGGTTGACCTCTGGTTGAACACTCCTCTAAAACCCGATGAAGCGTCAGGGACGAGCGGCATGAAAGCCGCCTTTAACGGCGTCCCCAGCTTGAGCGTCCTTGACGGCTGGTGGGTGGAGGGGCACTTTGAGGGCGTCACCGGCTGGTCAATAGGCCAGCCCTCACCGGAGGTCAGCACGATAAAGGAAGCCGACTCTCTTTACGACAAACTGGAGAACGTGATAGTACCCATGTTTTACCGTCAACCGAACGCATTCGACGAAGTCCGAAGGTCGGCGATTGCCATTAACGCGTCATACTATAACAGCAAACGGATGATGCTCCAGTACCTGGAGCATGCCTACATGCCCTCGTATTGA
- a CDS encoding phosphoglucomutase/phosphomannomutase family protein, which produces MTQFNLNTSDSLVTGRSIKFGTDGWRGIIAEDFTYDNVRLCAQGLADYLRGSAAASRGIVIGYDNRFASEGFAAAAAEVLCANGIRVFLCPRSTPTPVVSYGVVARKAGGAIVITASHNQPIWNGFKYKTGDGASAPSEVASGIEQAVARVSGINRIPLQEATREGWLEEYDITPLYLTRLQNIVDVPMLRQTMLKIGIDPMYGAASGYLRTLLQGGNLDITEIHGERNPIFPGMKQPEPVPANLTALSEAVKQGGWRVGLATDGDADRFGAVDEHGTVLTTLQVFALLCLYFLEVRGERGTIVRTLTQTRMVDRLGEIYKCPVRETRIGFKYLAPVMMAEDAILGGEESGGYGFRGHIPERDGILTSLYFLDLMARTGKTPSELIDHLYGKVGPHHFERRDLEFPEKQRTEITERVAEHQPQQLIERRVVRTDSLDGFRYVLEDGSWLLVRFSGTEPLLRIYAESDSPETVQRLLRQGQEMAGL; this is translated from the coding sequence ATGACCCAATTCAACTTAAACACAAGCGACAGCCTGGTAACCGGCAGGTCCATCAAATTCGGTACCGATGGATGGCGTGGCATTATCGCCGAGGACTTCACCTATGACAACGTCCGGCTCTGCGCCCAGGGACTGGCCGACTATCTACGGGGGAGCGCAGCCGCCAGCCGCGGGATAGTTATCGGCTATGATAACCGTTTTGCCTCCGAGGGCTTTGCGGCCGCGGCCGCCGAGGTGCTCTGCGCCAATGGTATCCGCGTTTTTCTCTGTCCCAGGTCAACACCCACACCTGTGGTCAGCTATGGCGTTGTCGCCAGAAAAGCGGGCGGCGCCATCGTAATTACGGCGAGTCATAACCAGCCTATCTGGAACGGCTTCAAGTACAAGACCGGTGACGGCGCCAGTGCCCCCTCTGAAGTCGCTTCCGGTATTGAACAAGCCGTAGCCCGGGTCAGCGGTATCAACCGAATACCTCTTCAGGAAGCGACCAGGGAAGGGTGGCTGGAAGAATATGACATTACCCCCCTGTACCTTACCCGCCTCCAGAACATTGTCGACGTCCCGATGCTGAGGCAGACCATGCTCAAAATAGGCATTGACCCCATGTACGGTGCCGCTAGCGGCTACCTCAGGACCCTTCTCCAGGGCGGTAATCTTGACATTACGGAAATCCACGGCGAACGTAACCCCATTTTCCCCGGCATGAAACAACCTGAGCCTGTTCCCGCCAATCTCACCGCTCTCTCTGAGGCTGTCAAGCAGGGCGGTTGGAGAGTGGGGCTGGCCACTGACGGCGATGCCGACCGCTTTGGCGCCGTAGATGAGCACGGCACGGTGCTCACCACTCTACAGGTATTTGCCCTGCTCTGCCTCTACTTTCTGGAAGTTCGCGGCGAGAGAGGCACCATTGTCAGAACGCTAACCCAGACACGCATGGTTGACCGTCTCGGCGAGATTTACAAATGTCCGGTCAGAGAGACCAGGATAGGCTTCAAGTACCTGGCGCCCGTCATGATGGCCGAAGACGCCATACTCGGTGGGGAGGAAAGCGGCGGCTATGGATTCCGGGGGCATATCCCAGAGCGTGATGGCATTCTGACCAGCCTTTACTTTCTGGACCTGATGGCCCGGACCGGTAAAACACCCTCAGAGCTAATCGACCATCTATACGGGAAGGTAGGCCCTCATCATTTCGAGCGGCGTGACCTGGAGTTTCCCGAAAAGCAGCGGACTGAAATCACGGAAAGGGTAGCAGAACACCAGCCGCAGCAGCTAATAGAACGGCGGGTGGTGAGAACGGACAGCCTCGATGGTTTCCGTTATGTGCTCGAAGACGGCTCATGGCTTCTGGTCAGGTTCTCCGGCACCGAACCGCTCCTCCGCATCTATGCGGAGAGTGATAGTCCTGAAACAGTGCAGCGCCTGCTTCGGCAGGGTCAGGAGATGGCCGGACTTTGA